One stretch of Spiroplasma mirum ATCC 29335 DNA includes these proteins:
- a CDS encoding YqeG family HAD IIIA-type phosphatase codes for MSNKIFRKQKNRNLLLNYFKPSIYVKDVNKINLESLKKHGIKVFICDLDNTLAPFYRRIPNADNFQLIRKVEELGMKFVLLSNNARKRVERFAQKAEIKYFYWNAKKPLLKYFKVISKQFNVQPNEMIMVGDQLITDILFANRAHIESILVVPVTGVDESSRLIRMLDNLVYKRLEQKNILHKGFFDEGEYGVDYDIL; via the coding sequence GTGTCAAATAAGATCTTTCGAAAACAAAAAAACCGTAACTTATTGTTAAATTATTTTAAACCATCAATTTATGTGAAAGATGTTAATAAAATTAATTTAGAATCTTTAAAAAAACATGGGATTAAAGTCTTTATTTGTGATTTAGATAATACCTTAGCCCCTTTTTACCGCCGCATCCCGAATGCGGATAATTTCCAATTAATTCGGAAAGTAGAAGAATTAGGAATGAAGTTTGTTTTATTATCGAATAATGCTCGTAAACGTGTGGAACGATTTGCTCAAAAAGCAGAGATTAAGTATTTTTATTGGAATGCTAAAAAACCATTACTAAAATATTTTAAAGTGATTAGTAAACAATTTAATGTGCAACCAAATGAAATGATTATGGTCGGTGACCAGTTAATTACTGATATTTTATTTGCTAACCGCGCTCACATTGAAAGTATCTTAGTAGTCCCAGTAACTGGTGTTGATGAATCAAGTCGTTTAATCCGAATGTTAGATAATTTAGTTTATAAACGCTTAGAACAAAAGAATATTTTACATAAAGGTTTTTTTGATGAAGGAGAATATGGAGTAGATTATGACATCTTATAA